Proteins encoded within one genomic window of Naumovozyma dairenensis CBS 421 chromosome 6, complete genome:
- the NDAI0F03100 gene encoding uncharacterized protein (similar to Saccharomyces cerevisiae YHR131C and YNL144C; ancestral locus Anc_2.113): MSSFFSSFNPQASQKLYVNNNATRIKSRSITSSDAPSSLFENTTSISTFSSNSTLSFSENNIKVIHENVHLDEDIIFDDNANDFLKHIDPYPAECPLYNVANPSTKISFPIYESLSHGNEPLPSYSPAVEGISLVSMKLEWNSPFQPVSYSSQAWKIVIMELNSTQLNFYQIDENDPLLDNIVISKQKSQKISTATAMKQKKKSNNSSSGFLSSLNSKIHNINNNIMNMNSKSQPLPISTEQNLKSIQLINANKSKYLNEKKIFKTYSLQYAKIGYPSDIQKNKKLTDEDQTLLRFRCESNQFLLNFSTIDDLIHWTTSIDIGISISLDLQIRDFPTYRIIPRRRRRRRRRRRRSRSRGRNTSNRGSQQNKSSSSNFDSNSNSNANGTLKSKFTNFFIPSLTSSSSSSSNANTITAISQKNKNDKQNCSQLRRESTVSTTSSSSTEDLNSRDDGDDDDDDENATILLATDTHTTNDVANSIYQEEGIDPEEDFNSDSDFENENETDDEESYLDDENDYKWIPPLKETSRKRYIKDSIRCIKTMTENHKWIDKIIFTPTNPPRFKTNNPSIYVGNNGVAFNSKNINENMKNHYLKANIVGVWGLMKAGNRINLAWEDLYSPKEL, from the coding sequence ATGTCCTCGTTTTTCTCGAGTTTTAACCCTCAAGCATCACAAAAACTATACGTTAATAATAACGCAACCAGGATAAAATCAAGATCAATCACTTCATCAGATGCCCCAAGCTCACTTTTCGAGAATACCACTTCAATATCTACTTTCTCAAGTAACTCCACTTTATCTTTTTcggaaaataatatcaaagTAATCCATGAAAATGTTCAtttagatgaagatatcATATTTGATGACAATGCTAACGATTTCTTAAAACATATAGATCCATACCCTGCTGAGTGCCCACTATATAATGTCGCTAACCCTTCAACCAAAATATCTTTCCCTATTTATGAATCTCTATCACATGGAAATGAACCATTACCTTCTTATTCTCCAGCTGTTGAAGGTATTTCTTTagtttcaatgaaattagAATGGAATTCTCCCTTCCAACCTGTATCATATTCATCACAAGCTTGGAAAATAGTCATCATGGAATTGAATTCTACccaattaaatttttatcagatagatgaaaatgatccTCTACTCGACAATATTGTAATATCCAAACAAAAATCTCAGAAAATttcaacagcaacagcaatgaaacaaaaaaagaaaagtaaCAACAGCAGTAGTGGGTTCCTCTCATCATTGAATTCGAAAATCCATAAcattaataacaatataatGAACATGAATTCCAAATCACAACCGTTACCAATTTCAACAGAACAGAACTTAAAATCAATCCAATTAATTAATGCaaataaatccaaatatttaaatgaaaagaaaatcttTAAAACATATTCTTTACAATATGCAAAAATTGGATATCCATcagatattcaaaaaaataaaaaactaACTGACGAAGATCAAACATTATTAAGATTCCGTTGTGAATCAAATCAATTCCTATTGAATTTCTCAACTATAGATGATTTGATTCATTGGACTACATCCATCGATATCGGTATTTCAATCTCCCTCGATTTACAAATTAGAGATTTCCCCACTTATAGAATAATACCACGtagaaggagaagaagaagaagaagaagaagaagaagcagaagCAGAGGAAGAAATACCAGTAATAGAGGCTcacaacaaaataaatcatcatcttctaacTTCGAttccaattccaattcaaatGCAAATGGAACcttgaaatcaaaattcactaatttctttattccATCATTaacttcatcttcatcttcatcatcgaaTGCCAATACGATAACTGCAATTTCtcaaaagaacaagaatgATAAACAAAACTGCTCTCAATTACGTAGAGAAAGTACTGTATcaacaacatcatcatcttctactGAAGACCTAAATAGTAGGGACGATGGCGACGACGACGATGATGACGAGAACGCCACAATACTTCTCGCAACAGACACTCATACAACTAATGATGTCGCgaattcaatatatcaagaagaaggtattgatccagaagaagatttcAATTCTGACtcagattttgaaaatgaaaatgaaactgATGATGAGGAGTCGTatcttgatgatgaaaatgattaCAAATGGATACCACCATTAAAAGAAACATCAAGGAAAAGATACATTAAAGATTCTATACGTTGTATAAAGACAATGACTGAAAATCATAAATGGATAGACAAGATCATCTTCACTCCAACAAATCCACCAAGGTTTAAGACTAATAATCCATCAATTTATGTAGGAAATAATGGAGTGGCATTTAATTCCAAAaacattaatgaaaatatgaaaaatcattatttgaaagcAAATATTGTCGGAGTATGGGGGTTAATGAAAGCTGGGAATAGAATTAACTTGGCTTGGGAAGATCTTTATTCTCCAAAGGAGCTTTGA
- the ASI2 gene encoding Asi2p (similar to Saccharomyces cerevisiae ASI2 (YNL159C); ancestral locus Anc_2.112), with the protein MTEVPIENVEKQEEEVLTDKNIKDNNLINDDDDDDEYLYKEFLLESNIRLAREQERERILKEMHQADEEYRLFREETRNLFSPIRQGFDEERDEDLVGSEALRVPLRQVMENGTLRAQLQVMDEILQDLRNDEENMLHRNGNGNGNQNRNRDGNANFNGNNNNNNAVPNGNNNNNNAGFIIIRFARAVFTFNRYMMMMLLPLFTYNIFQAGFGSVAFSQDDLIREILGYLAIANAEYILDLGGGGTRMANARNAVAGAMNNATNVSSISNAANYTEVIQSYILVDLRGGLSLLEKFHNIVVYYSSPVKMLLEGKISSIAAGNYNFFTQRMWILMYSIYVTLVKFTTTTIYLVYGFVGTGLYFLLGCFFSTALILTLWRRYRTMLRVMAHNVGLPVL; encoded by the coding sequence ATGACTGAAGTACCCATTGAAAATGTCGAGAAACAGGAAGAGGAAGTTCTTACagataaaaatatcaagGACAATAActtaattaatgatgatgatgatgatgatgagtATCTTTATAAGGAGTTTTTACTTGAGTCTAATATTCGATTGGCAAGAGAGCAAGAGAGagaaagaatattgaaagaGATGCATCAAgcagatgaagaatatcGACTTTTCAGGGAAGAGACGAGAAACCTTTTTTCACCCATTCGCCAAGGTTTTGATGAGGAAAGAGACGAAGATCTTGTTGGCAGCGAAGCACTTCGAGTTCCTCTGAGACAAGTGATGGAGAATGGTACACTACGAGCGCAATTGCAAGTAATGGATGAAATTCTTCAAGATCTTAGGAATGACGAAGAAAATATGCTTCATCGAAATGGAAATGGAAATGGAAATCAAAATCGTAATCGTGATGGTAATGCAAATTtcaatggtaataataacaacaataatgcTGTCCCCAAcggtaataataataataataatgctgGATTTATCATCATACGATTTGCTAGAGCAGTGTTTACGTTTAATCGATacatgatgatgatgttacTCCCCCTTTTCAcgtataatatttttcaagcTGGGTTTGGTAGTGTAGCATTTTCACAAGATGATCTCATTAGGGAAATTCTTGGTTACTTGGCAATTGCTAATGCGGAATATATTCTAGATCTTGGTGGTGGAGGTACTAGAATGGCGAATGCTAGAAATGCTGTAGCGGGTGCAATGAATAATGCTACTAATGTCAGTAGCATTAGTAACGCGGCTAATTACACGGAAGTCATACAATCTTATATACTGGTCGATTTACGAGGAGGGTTATCTTTACTAGAGAAATTCCATAATATTGTTGTCTATTATTCCAGTCCGGTTAAGATGTTACTTGAAGGCAAAATATCCTCCATCGCAGCAGGGAACTACAACTTCTTCACACAACGTATGTGGATATTAATGTACTCGATATATGTGACCTTGGTCAAGTTTACGACAACGACAATATATTTAGTTTATGGATTTGTCGGGACCGGACTCTACTTTCTTTTGGGATGTTTCTTCTCAACAGCGCTGATTTTAACCCTATGGCGCCGGTACAGAACCATGCTCAGGGTCATGGCCCACAATGTAGGGCTGCCGGTGTTGTGA
- the PGA1 gene encoding Pga1p (similar to Saccharomyces cerevisiae PGA1 (YNL158W); ancestral locus Anc_2.111) — MQFLPSFIRISFYLLLCINGFSQIFVIANTESILISIPKDFPATRKKNEDSTINPLPHILLNDTAPAYTNKLTLDIPVQNHKTKRKYYIELLNLQNNSNYQIKLCWSAIHPLIIDNLDWHIIPPYTVHLDSPSGNEDPLYHFDPVDYPRIIVSVNIDTHLFLKNLHGRSAAIGKEKLPQINISVIKTFLGIPMDLYPIVTYITMVVIAMSSIYYCYTRSETKLSIVS; from the coding sequence ATGCAATTTCTACCGTCATTTATAAGAATATCATTTTATTTGCTGTTATGCATTAATGGATTCTCACAGATTTTCGTCATCGCAAACACTGAATCCATCTTGATTTCAATACCAAAGGATTTCCCAGcaacaagaaagaaaaatgaagattcAACCATAAATCCTTTGCCtcatatattattaaatgatacaGCACCAGCCTATACGAATAAATTGACTCTTGATATACCTGTACAAAATCACAAaacgaaaagaaaatactatattgaattattaaacctacaaaataattccaattatcaaattaaattatGTTGGTCTGCTATCCATCCATTGATTATTGATAATCTTGATTGGCACATAATACCTCCTTACACTGTACATTTGGACTCTCCTAGCGGTAATGAGGACCCGCTATACCATTTTGATCCTGTAGATTATCCAAGAATTATCGTCTCTGTAAATATTGACACGCATTTATTTCTAAAGAATCTCCATGGTAGATCAGCAGCAATAGGCAAGGAAAAATTACCTCAAATTAATATATCCGTCATTAAGACTTTCTTGGGGATACCCATGGACTTATACCCAATTGTCACATATATAACTATGGTTGTCATCGCAATGTCatccatttattattgttatacGAGAAGTGAAACTAAATTATCTATCGTCTCGTAA